The Alosa alosa isolate M-15738 ecotype Scorff River chromosome 3, AALO_Geno_1.1, whole genome shotgun sequence nucleotide sequence GGGCAGATTCGTTTGATTGAGTTCACTCGCCAGGATTAGTGGAGAGGAGGCTATTATTGATGCCCGGGTTTTGTTAAGTTGAGATCAATTCATTAAATTTTATTGCCCAGTGAGAAGAAGAGATGCATTATTGTGGGGGACTTCATCAAATATTCATGGTTTAAGATAAGTAGTAAATGTATTGAATTAAGTGGTCTTTCACCGgggatggaggggggagggagaccTCCACCTCTGCTCAGCTGACAGTCTTAATTGCCTAATGGCTTCCCTTTCTGCCCCAGAAAAATATGTATTCTTTCACTTCAATTCCATGTGCTCTGTGTCAGTCAGGCCCTGAAGTATACCCTAATGACCAAACAATGGTAACATATTCTGTTGCATGTCCTTTGTGATTGCATGTGTGGCCGTGGTTAGCAAGGGTACACAAGTTGTGTCCGCGTCGAGACCGCCTGATTGCTACATTGATTCTTTGCTCTTTATAAAGATGCCCATGGAACCTTGTGCAGCTTTGAATATGCTgtgtccttttctttctttctttctttctttctttctttctttctttctttctttctttctttcttttttaacaaGTGCCTCTTCTCTTTTTAAATAAGTGGCCATGATTAGACCTATTGTGTTAATTATCTTTAAGGGTTGTTCTTTGCCTTGGCTTGCCATGGGATATTCAGCAGCAGTTCTTGGTCGAGTCTTAAAGGTTTGATCAGAATCTCTTATTGCCACCATTGGGCGTCCCCTGGCCATGGGTGCGGATCTACTAATGCTAAAATGCATTGCCACTGTCAGACATCTTCATCCAAATAATCACTCAAAATCAAGggagtttttatttttctctctttggAACTGATTGTGATTTCAAGGGAAGTAAAAATAACCTTttgcttgtgtctgtctgtgtctgtgtgtgtgtgtgtgtgtgtgtgtgtgtgtgtgtgcatgcgtgcgcgcGCTTCTAGCCTGATGACGTGGAAGGAAAGATCCGTGAGATCATCCCACAGGGTTTCTGTGGCAATACGGACGACTTCATCTCGCTGCTGGAGAAAGAGGCCAACTTTACGCCCTTCGGCACTCTGATCCACACATACAGCGTTCACAACGAGGAGGCCGGGGAGGACCTTACCTATCAGATCCACAAAGTAGGTCCCCAATGTGCCGTTTGAATGCACTCCGTGTCCCTCAGACATGGTACTAATGTGGTACTAAATGCCTTTAGCTGTCGCTCTCAAACTTTTCATCTGCTAGGCTGCACACGGTCAGTAACTAAATCAGTCTGGCCAGACCACGTGTTAATCATGCTGTAATGGTACAGTAAACTTTACATTTACAGTCATTTACGTGTTATGTTCTCATTCTTCCATTCCCCATGATGCTGGGAAGCCCAGCCACTGATGCCCCATCCCTCACTTCCCTTCTGTCCATAGAAAGGGAGCACATGTAGACATGTTCTAGACATATTCTCAGCAGTATGGATGTAGGAGGCAGTGGGACAGGAGTCTTAAGAATATCAACAAAAGAACTTCCCTCATGAACAGTTGGCTTCAGTTTGGTGTGGTTGTAGCCACAAAATCCGGTACAGAATTGGAATTGTGTGAATTTTACACAGTGGAATTTTGGTTGCTTATAAAAGCCTATAAAAGCCTAGTATTGCCTAGTACAGCAACTCCCTGTTACTTTCAGGCAGTTTTACATACCTCGCATTATACCGAGACTATTATTAAAAACATGCGGTGAAGTTTGCAGTGCCATAATGCTGATTGTGGAGTCATTTTCCAGGGCCTCTGCCCTCATGTGTACTGGTGATGGTAATGGATACAATACAATGCACAATGGTCTGTGTGTGGTTTCTTCCCGCAGGTGGAACTGTCCAGCCCTGGCTTCCGCGAGTATCACGAGCGGCTGCAGACCTTTCTCATGTGGTTCATCGAGACTGCCAGCTTCATCGACGTGGACGATGACCGCTGGGACTTCTTCCTGGTGTGGGTATCTCCTCCAGGCCACAGACAAACAGCCTCCCCTCAGCCCACCCCATGCCACCCCCACATTCCCTGGACAGGCCCAGTGGCCCTCTTTGTGGCGCTGCTGCCCAATTACCAGGCCGCTTTAATTACCCCTGCTTAGAGGTGAATTGTTGATCTGCTGAGAGCACCCCCTTTTGTGCCCGAGCCACTTTTCATTTTTTGCCCCATTTTTGTCTCGGCCGCGAGCTGAATTGAATACTGTTGTCTTTTGAAACACTGAATGGAATCTCAAACAGTAAAAAGAGCCTCTGCTAGTGTTTTCTTTTGCTTGGCACCTATTAATCTGGACAATGGACAAATGGACTGAAGTGATTTGGAGAGGCTAGAAACCCCCACCTCCTTCTtccccctccaccacccacccaccccatccTATCCTAAGTTGCAGTGCTCCAATTAAGTACATAATGCATTCAGCCCATAGCAGGTGTACCAATTGGGTCTGCTAGCTTGCAGCATGCTGACACTGAAAACCGGGGCAGTAGAATGGGGGTGGgagggctgggggggggggtaaaatgGACTCCACATGGGCAGTGTGCCTGTAATTGACCTGTTTTGCCTGTGTGTTTCATCTGCAGATTTGAGAAGTACAATAAGGACGGGGAGACTCTCTTCGCGACTGTTGGCTACATGACAGTTTATAATTACTATGTGTACCCAGACAAAACCCGACCACGTGTAAGGTAATTGCCCGGGAAGCACGTGCCGCCTTCTTTTGTGCTGTAaaagggagaaagggaagagaaaaTTATACATTTCTGTCTTCCTTGTCCTGAAATGTCCCAAATTACTGGCTTATGTATCTAATAAACCAGCCTGGTTTTGTTACGGCAAGGGTGATCAACAtcgttatttaaaaaataataaaacaagtaGCGTTGTTTTTTTCCTGCACTGGCTATGATCCATTGATAGGCATGCAATTGTAACTTTTCATTAAGTCTACAACAgttgattgaatgaatgaattgagTGATGATGATTGAATAGTTTTGCCCCACAGCGTGTTTTCTGTTTAagcccacagccacacacacacacacacttgatatgGATAAAAAGCAAACTGGTCATCAGCTTTGCGCTGTTAAAAATATGTTCCTGTCTTTAATGGAGATGTGTATGACCAAGCAGGCACTGGACACTGTGATCTAATGTGCCTCACCTCTTTCTATTCTTTTACGCCCCGATGTTAGCTACCGTGAGGCCGTTAGAGTACCcagacaaacacaagtgtgtccCATCAGTGGCTAAGTGTTGTGGGCCGGTGCTCTGGAGCAGAGGTCAGAAAGGCTGCGCtttcatgtctttgtgtgtgtcctctgtgaaCAGCCAAATGCTGATCCTGCCCCCGTTCCAAGGAGAGGGCCACGGAGCCCAGCTGCTGGAGACTGTGCACAGGTTCTACTGCACCTCCTCTAAAGTACAGGACATTACAGGCAAGTGGACTGTGCGTGTGGGAGACAGCGGGACTAAGAAGTAGTAATCCTATTGTGGTGGACCTATTCATGGTTTGGCATGATCTTTTTTTGTGAGTTGTGAGACATAAGTATaactatatatactcttttgatcccgtgaggggaaatttggtctgcatttatcccaatttgtgaattagtgaaatacactcAGCATGAacgcacagtgaggtgaagcacacacggTTGTGAACCAGTTTTCTCCTTCACCTTTCTCGCCCAGTGAGATCCAAGCAGCAGCACTGAGATGTGAAGACAGCGGTGttcatgtatatatatgtgtgtatatatatgcgCCCGCCCCCCATCTGGCTGAAAGAGGGTACGGGGTTGTGCTGGAGGTTTCCTGTTGCGGGGCAGTTGTTGACCGTAGAATTAGGCCCGCTCACCACAGCGCTCTCAGGCGAGAGCCGGAGTGGGGGTTGGAGCGGAGGGATGTAAATTGCAAGCTCGTTTCCAGCAGAAATGTGCTTGCCACATGCTGACACAATCAAACTCTCAACAATGGCgcaattattaaaaaaaaaattctccctTCTTGCGTCAGGAGCCAGTGCGGCCGAATTAGCCTTCAGCAAGACTAAAGCACAGAGTGGCTGTGCCCCTTGTCCACTCGTGTCAAAAGGAAGCGTTTCAAAGAACAAGCCTTACCTAGTCTTCCCCCTTTTCTAACTGTCTCTATTAAAGACGTGGATGTTTTGCATGATGCAGAAAGCTCAGCTGTGCCAATTGGGCAGAGTACAGTGTTCCTCTTGTCCCCTTTGCAGCGGAGGACCCGTCAGACAGCTACGTGAAGCTGCGCGACTTTGTCCTGGTCAAGCTGTGCCAGACGCTGGCGTCCTTCTCCACCGACAAACTCTCCCTGGGCTTCAGTGAGGACATGGCCACCGAGGCTCAGGAGAAGTTAAAGATAAACAAGGTAGTTTACCGCAgggaacataaacacacacacacacacacacacacgacacacaaacaacacaaacaacacaaacaacacgaCAAAGCAGACAAAGCCTGAAAGTTGTTaggtctgtaaaaaaaaaagtagtttttttagttctttattttattgtattcttTTCCTTGCCTGTTCTGCCACCATGTCTCCATTCTCTGCTGGACCTGCATAATCCCATGGCCATTAGAACAGGAAGCCCACCCCGTGCATTCACCTTAAAGTGGCCTCCGGACGCaggctttttctctctcccttctcagGGCACTATTTAGCAGGCCCAATTATATCACAGGTTTCTCCGCTCCCTCTTGCTTGTTGGTGATTATCACAGCCTGATGTCCGTAACATGGCaggataaagtgtgtgtgtggagctgtaGGTCCATACTGCTGCTGCCCACACACCTTTTGCATTTTGTGCTCATGAACATTTATGAGACTGTTTGCCAAAGTCTTTCTGTGGCCGtattttcttttctcgtttAGAAACATGCCAGACGGGTGTATGAAATCTTACGTTTGCGAGCAACAGACATGAGCAACGAGGAGAAGGCCAGAGCATTCCGACTGGAGGTCAAAAAACGATTATTTGGGCCCTACAAGGTATGTGCTGATCAGGTATTCGCTCCGTTTCTCTGTTGGTTCTCCTATGGTTCTCCTATGGTTTGGCCTTCTGATCCAGTGTTGTCGGAGAAACAGAAGTAGCTGAATGTACACAACctgaattagattagattcaaaattgcagagtacaagtacaaagacaacgaaatgcagtcgTCATGTTATGGTTGTCATGTCTGTAAAAGCCTTGGTGCAGAAACATAAGCTACTGTGAACTGACTCGAGAATGTTCTCATGGTTTTTAGACTGCTATTGTGGAACGTTTCTGAGAGAAAAATAACTTTTGAATACACAAATTACTCATTTACTTATATACCCTATAAGGTAAAGCGTTGTCCTGCTATACAGATGCCAATTTCCATTGTTCCGTTGTGTCAAGGTCCCTGTGTTTGGCACCAGATCCTGCTCTAAGCTGGGCCTCTGCTTCAGCCTAGCAGCTTCCAAGCGTGTGCAGACACTAATTGCTCTGTGTGGATTTATCTCATTTAAAGAACTAAATTATTCATCCTTCCCCTCCAAAGGGAAAAACCTGGTGGAAGGCTGAGGCTCTAGTCTTGGCTGCACAATGGGTCACACCAGGAGGCTGTTGATGCTCCCAAGAGACTTGTTTCCATTCAGGCCAGGGCCATTATTTAGGATTTGCATCTCATTGCGCTAAGTAATTTACAGGGAGGAATGTGTCTGcctgtccagtccagtccagtccagcgcAGCGCAGGCCACTCTCCTCATGCTGCCAGTGGGGAGAACCTGAGCGACAAGTCCCACGACAATCACCGCACCACAGCGGTCTGCTGCCAGGCCAGCACACCTCTCAGCCCGGCGCTTCACTTCAGTTAACGCTAGAGCTTTTATCTTCGCTTATTGTTTGGATATTTTTTGTGTGCTCTCatagttttgtttttattattattttattatgttCTTTAATGTCTTATTTAAAGGGCCTTTATTATGGCTCAGGCTAATGCTGTGTCTATTTACACAACATagggttttttttcccccatgatGATGATTTTTGTAACTTTGATGAGCTCAACCAGATTTCCACAGCCTCTGAATTCTTTCCCTTCTCTGCATTGTCTGCAGTGTAGCCACTGACCGTATTTTAAAGTCTCCAGTATAAACTGTGCAATCTGCAACATAGTTGTGCTCTTTGAGAAACTTAAACATTTAGTCTCAAAAATTCAACATGTGGTCCTTCTCTGACGACTCTCTCCGAGCAACATATCAGGTCGACACTAACCAGTGGAGAATTGTTGACAGCAGCCTAACCACATTTTGAAAAGCAAGGGGGAAAAAGTGGGGTTTCGGGATGTGGGGGGTGGGATGGAGGAGGAAGTTGGAATTGCCTGGGAGAGCAGAGCGGAGGATCTGGTGGCCAGATGCAGCTTTTTCTCTGAGGGAGGTTTGGCCAGTAGTTGGATGCTAGAGCTCCCCTTTCTTTGTGAATGTGTTGGCGATTACATGTTTTCCACCCAGCTCTGGGTTttctccctttgtgtgtgtgtgtgtgtgtgtgtgtgtgtgtgtgtgtgtgtgtgtgtgtgcggctctTTTGCATGTACTGCTGTGGGACGTATGAGTGAGGAATCTTGGTCCATAGCCAAAGCCTTTCAGCACTCTTGCCGACTCAATTACAGTGTTCCCCAcgtcacctttctctctctctctcactcatatatctctctctctctctcacacctctctttctctcttctctcttttctctctctttctctgtcttctctttttctctctctggggCTGCCTAAAGCTCTAATAAATGAAATACAGTGAAgtctggctgctgctgctgctggaggaagGCTTCCATTTGTTTTTTCCCAATGTTAGTAGCAATATGGGTGAATTTATAGTAAACATTTTTTGTGTTTCTCCTCTGTGGC carries:
- the hat1 gene encoding histone acetyltransferase type B catalytic subunit, yielding MAGVNAMEKKLAEYKCDTNEAISLKLVRFPEEVEDESTTFHPEFTHQLYGDDEVAFGYKGLQIQLYYSAGNLTTLFKVKYSSKVTEKFECVEPDDVEGKIREIIPQGFCGNTDDFISLLEKEANFTPFGTLIHTYSVHNEEAGEDLTYQIHKVELSSPGFREYHERLQTFLMWFIETASFIDVDDDRWDFFLVFEKYNKDGETLFATVGYMTVYNYYVYPDKTRPRVSQMLILPPFQGEGHGAQLLETVHRFYCTSSKVQDITAEDPSDSYVKLRDFVLVKLCQTLASFSTDKLSLGFSEDMATEAQEKLKINKKHARRVYEILRLRATDMSNEEKARAFRLEVKKRLFGPYKKNQRELTKMRKCLRPEELASQVNQMDTQLQHEELERSYQEVLGDYRRIIERLARA